The proteins below come from a single Candidatus Sysuiplasma jiujiangense genomic window:
- a CDS encoding PD40 domain-containing protein, with protein sequence MTKRKKPVPHLSYDRFTQYFRYGAVDVVGDNSVVYTADINGQFNIWAQSYSGNAVPGYQRMLTAFHDRTVREFAASPDGKLIYFMADRDGNEQFQLYSIASSGGEPVPITSDESVRHELNKGSIHPQGNLMAYCDNGRSNKDFDLVIRNIRNGKEKRPLEEGVVWSYPLWDKSGVRLTAIQINSNTDMHSFIYDTKRSKAFEILRHVEEGIVEAIGWTDGGSVLVV encoded by the coding sequence ATGACAAAGAGAAAGAAGCCTGTCCCCCATCTATCATATGACCGTTTCACCCAATATTTCCGCTATGGCGCCGTGGATGTGGTTGGGGATAATTCCGTTGTTTACACCGCAGACATAAACGGGCAGTTCAACATCTGGGCACAGTCATATTCCGGAAATGCTGTTCCGGGCTATCAGAGGATGCTCACCGCATTCCACGACAGAACAGTCAGGGAATTTGCCGCTTCGCCTGACGGGAAACTGATATATTTTATGGCCGACAGAGATGGAAATGAACAGTTCCAGCTCTACAGCATAGCAAGCTCCGGAGGGGAACCCGTTCCCATTACTTCCGACGAATCGGTGAGGCACGAACTCAACAAAGGCTCGATACATCCGCAGGGAAATCTGATGGCATACTGCGACAACGGCCGCTCAAACAAGGACTTTGATCTTGTTATAAGGAACATCAGGAACGGAAAAGAAAAGAGACCGCTTGAGGAAGGCGTGGTATGGTCTTACCCTTTATGGGATAAGAGCGGTGTCCGTCTCACAGCAATCCAGATCAACAGCAATACCGATATGCACAGCTTCATCTATGACACCAAAAGGTCAAAGGCCTTTGAAATACTCCGTCACGTGGAAGAGGGCATTGTCGAGGCTATTGGTTGGACCGATGGTGGCAGTGTTCTTGTTGTCTAA
- a CDS encoding pyrrolidone-carboxylate peptidase (catalyzes the removal of 5-oxoproline from various penultimate amino acid residues except L-proline) produces the protein MGKKTAVIFGFEPFDVYRENPSKTIAMKLDGLTIGGAKVSGHVLPVDHAMVEDEIIAEFDRHSPSLALGLGLAAGRSKLSVEKVAINYMPVRSGGRNRKLNGAARIDDGAPDGIFANINPERIVEVLNGRGIPASLSLSAGSFLCNHAMFIIVREAVKRGMAGGFIHLPCDESLATALKTDNCPSMSISTMERGIRISVECVLKDWHKAESEAFAQ, from the coding sequence ATGGGCAAAAAGACAGCCGTGATCTTCGGCTTCGAACCGTTTGACGTTTACAGGGAAAACCCCTCAAAGACGATCGCGATGAAACTGGATGGCCTGACGATAGGAGGAGCAAAAGTGAGTGGCCATGTCCTTCCCGTGGACCATGCCATGGTGGAAGACGAGATAATTGCAGAGTTCGACAGGCACAGCCCCTCGCTTGCCCTGGGTCTCGGTCTGGCGGCCGGCAGGTCAAAATTGAGCGTTGAGAAGGTGGCCATCAACTACATGCCTGTCAGGTCCGGAGGCAGAAACAGAAAATTGAATGGTGCGGCAAGAATAGATGACGGAGCGCCGGACGGTATATTTGCAAACATAAATCCGGAGAGGATAGTCGAAGTACTCAACGGAAGAGGCATACCTGCGTCTCTAAGTCTCTCGGCAGGTTCATTTTTGTGTAATCATGCAATGTTCATCATCGTCAGGGAGGCGGTAAAGAGAGGGATGGCCGGCGGTTTCATACATCTTCCCTGCGACGAATCGCTTGCTACGGCACTTAAGACAGACAATTGCCCCTCTATGAGCATCAGCACAATGGAGAGGGGCATAAGAATATCAGTGGAGTGCGTGCTTAAGGACTGGCACAAGGCAGAGTCTGAGGCATTTGCCCAATAG
- a CDS encoding polysaccharide biosynthesis C-terminal domain-containing protein, whose product MTEIRDIEPLSRGILYQYAYFATLTLAGAAFYIYVIHVFPSSIVGSVALLIAILSLFPMLFSFGLQYGWQHFTSYEIGSGTMSNIRTLFRRAVRAGLLLSALSVLALFILARPITFLFFHSYSYLPLVYLLALDIPSSIMISFLNSIMLGLQNFRMAGIIGMTYVMTVYGTSIAVLDATHLVYSIPIGWGVGYFVGALLYYFDLRRRIRTESVSAAVPEEGMKPVITYSLPLYVTGILSYGAVYFDRLTVALLKDLSSIGVYNLALLISSGTSILSSPIGSVIFSKFSEFHAKRDSEMIREGVRIATNAASILYVPAALGMAAISVPVITLFAGTGYLAGAFPLSIILVVNALFVFGGPLGNAMQGTRRTFVFILATAVALLSNIVLSFTLIPSLSLVGAAIAYSSTTVFSTLVILVFARNARLVRLDRRFLPRLWFSAVSMALIVYGIELLLHFRLLFLPVYIIAGILSFIALLHLTSALSEEDRKFLSSFVPGRFRRIRKLIMAL is encoded by the coding sequence GTGACCGAGATCAGGGATATCGAGCCGTTGAGCAGAGGCATACTTTATCAGTATGCATACTTTGCAACACTGACGCTGGCCGGTGCCGCATTCTACATTTATGTGATACATGTTTTCCCTTCGAGCATCGTCGGTTCAGTTGCTCTCCTCATAGCAATCCTCTCCCTGTTCCCGATGTTATTTTCGTTCGGCCTTCAGTACGGCTGGCAGCACTTCACTTCATATGAGATTGGCTCCGGCACCATGAGCAATATCAGGACACTATTCCGCAGGGCTGTCAGGGCTGGACTCTTACTTTCAGCCCTGTCGGTGCTGGCGTTATTCATACTGGCGAGGCCAATCACCTTCCTCTTCTTCCACTCGTATTCCTATCTTCCACTTGTTTATCTTTTGGCTCTGGACATACCATCCTCAATCATGATTTCATTTCTGAACAGCATAATGCTCGGACTGCAGAATTTCAGAATGGCAGGCATAATCGGCATGACTTACGTTATGACGGTCTACGGAACCTCTATCGCTGTTCTCGATGCTACTCACCTGGTATACTCGATACCGATCGGATGGGGTGTAGGCTATTTCGTTGGGGCGCTTCTGTACTACTTCGATTTGAGACGCAGGATAAGAACTGAATCCGTTTCTGCAGCCGTGCCGGAGGAAGGGATGAAACCCGTCATAACCTATTCCCTGCCGCTGTACGTTACCGGCATCCTGAGCTACGGCGCGGTCTATTTCGACAGGCTCACTGTTGCACTGCTGAAGGACCTCAGCTCCATTGGCGTGTACAATCTCGCGCTGCTGATATCTTCTGGTACATCGATATTAAGCTCCCCGATAGGCAGCGTGATATTCTCGAAATTTTCTGAATTTCATGCAAAGAGGGATAGCGAGATGATCAGGGAAGGGGTGAGGATTGCCACGAACGCCGCCTCCATCCTCTATGTACCTGCGGCGCTCGGCATGGCCGCAATATCTGTTCCCGTGATAACGCTGTTTGCCGGCACGGGTTATCTCGCAGGTGCCTTTCCCCTGTCAATCATACTTGTAGTCAACGCATTATTTGTTTTCGGCGGCCCGCTTGGCAATGCGATGCAGGGAACGCGAAGAACCTTTGTCTTCATCCTGGCAACCGCTGTCGCACTGCTCTCCAACATTGTCCTCTCATTCACTCTTATACCTTCCCTGTCACTTGTAGGCGCGGCAATCGCATATTCATCGACTACCGTTTTCAGTACGCTCGTAATACTTGTTTTTGCAAGAAACGCGCGCCTTGTCAGGCTCGACAGAAGATTTCTGCCGAGACTTTGGTTCTCTGCTGTGTCAATGGCACTGATTGTCTACGGTATCGAACTGCTGCTGCACTTCCGCCTCCTGTTCCTGCCTGTTTATATTATTGCGGGAATACTGTCATTCATTGCCCTACTGCACTTGACTTCGGCTCTTTCCGAAGAGGACAGGAAATTCCTGTCCTCCTTTGTTCCAGGCAGATTCAGAAGGATCCGCAAACTGATAATGGCTCTATGA
- a CDS encoding FAD-binding oxidoreductase: MKYDTVIIGGGAWGCSTAFHLSRNPDEGGKIAIIERGYIPYGQSGHTSAIIRQFYANASTARLARLSLRFFKNFRKHTGSDPFFTRTGMLVISDDKDEIGRTVGVLGREHIRCSVIDRDEALRLEPGMFIGEDETIAYEPGAGFANPAAVTTGFARAAELNGVSIFQGLNVNEIRRNAGGWSVTTTSGVFETRKLVIVAGTNTPRLASMAGLRLPVYMLSFPVCYFIRPKGFKSSRRVIFDGVNNFYSRPEGSDQILLGAMHSEMSYGDASAFSLPESMHWSRCDPDFTARVGFDIASAYASGILSRFPAMKNAVVCRDFMPYIDITPDWEPILDSAASSGYDNLFIGCGSSGHGFKLSPMVGKIMSEFVVDGRSRSIDASAYSISRFESGSAFP, from the coding sequence TTGAAATACGACACAGTGATAATAGGCGGAGGGGCCTGGGGCTGCAGTACAGCATTCCATCTTTCCAGAAACCCGGACGAAGGCGGGAAGATAGCCATCATTGAAAGGGGTTATATTCCGTACGGCCAGAGCGGTCACACGAGCGCTATAATCAGGCAGTTTTATGCCAATGCGTCAACGGCGAGACTTGCAAGGCTCAGTCTGCGTTTTTTCAAAAACTTCAGGAAACATACGGGCAGTGATCCCTTTTTTACCAGAACCGGAATGCTTGTAATATCGGATGATAAGGATGAGATTGGCAGGACAGTCGGTGTTCTCGGAAGAGAGCATATCCGGTGCAGCGTGATAGACAGGGACGAAGCGCTTCGCCTCGAACCAGGCATGTTTATCGGTGAGGATGAGACGATAGCCTATGAGCCCGGGGCAGGATTTGCGAATCCGGCCGCCGTCACAACGGGGTTCGCACGTGCCGCTGAACTGAACGGCGTCAGCATATTTCAGGGTCTGAATGTGAATGAAATCAGGCGTAATGCTGGCGGCTGGTCGGTGACCACGACCAGCGGTGTTTTCGAAACTCGGAAACTGGTCATTGTCGCAGGAACCAACACGCCGAGGCTCGCATCCATGGCAGGTCTCAGGCTTCCTGTCTACATGCTCTCCTTCCCTGTCTGTTATTTCATCAGGCCCAAGGGATTCAAATCCTCCAGGAGGGTGATTTTTGACGGTGTCAACAACTTTTATTCCAGGCCGGAAGGCAGTGACCAGATACTGCTCGGCGCAATGCATTCGGAGATGAGTTACGGTGATGCCTCGGCATTCTCGCTTCCGGAAAGCATGCACTGGTCAAGATGCGATCCGGACTTCACCGCACGTGTGGGTTTTGATATTGCATCGGCATATGCGTCAGGCATTCTATCCCGTTTTCCGGCTATGAAGAATGCCGTTGTGTGCCGGGACTTTATGCCCTATATCGACATCACTCCCGACTGGGAACCCATTCTGGACAGCGCCGCGTCTTCCGGTTATGATAACCTGTTTATAGGCTGCGGCTCCAGCGGACATGGCTTCAAGCTTTCACCCATGGTAGGAAAAATTATGTCCGAGTTTGTAGTCGACGGACGATCTCGCAGCATCGACGCTTCCGCCTACTCGATTTCACGATTCGAGTCAGGGAGCGCGTTCCCTTGA
- a CDS encoding glycosyltransferase family 2 protein, protein MRAIESVSEQTLSRDFFEILVARNFSDDEIDRFAVNNGARLIGLPQCSIGEMMQLGLNDARGSLICFLDDDDLFSKDKLKRVYDTFSKFPDVGFYKHQFEYIDTAGNRLHRLTEERHISNFKGAEYFLIRDSEKLSKISQYSLIGPDMNISTMCIRKDVLSSVRNYLESVTFLSDTFLLAASLISPYSLFFDSASLSSYRVHSKSTSRQRRPYHSNPDMEMILEMMASRGKSEFAFFYRQKEAVGKIIALIEMQKSNRVEMIKLLFNFLSSKTLHDPKSELWAAKLAILYLFSPKAALRIKNR, encoded by the coding sequence ATGCGGGCGATTGAGTCCGTATCTGAACAGACCTTAAGCAGAGATTTTTTTGAAATTCTTGTGGCAAGAAACTTCAGCGACGATGAGATCGACAGATTCGCAGTCAACAATGGAGCCAGGCTGATCGGTCTTCCTCAATGCTCAATCGGAGAAATGATGCAGCTTGGCTTAAATGATGCAAGGGGTTCTCTGATATGCTTTCTTGATGATGATGATTTGTTTTCGAAGGATAAATTGAAACGTGTTTACGATACATTTTCTAAATTCCCTGATGTCGGATTCTACAAGCATCAGTTCGAATATATAGACACCGCCGGGAACAGGCTGCACAGGCTCACGGAAGAGAGACATATCTCAAACTTCAAAGGAGCTGAATATTTTTTGATCCGCGATTCAGAAAAACTTTCGAAAATCTCTCAATATTCATTGATCGGCCCTGACATGAACATCAGTACCATGTGCATAAGAAAGGATGTCTTATCGAGCGTCAGAAACTATCTGGAAAGTGTGACCTTTCTTTCCGATACTTTTTTGCTGGCGGCATCTTTGATATCACCCTATTCACTTTTTTTTGACAGTGCTTCATTGTCTAGCTATCGTGTCCACAGTAAAAGCACATCGAGACAGAGAAGGCCTTATCACTCCAATCCTGATATGGAAATGATATTGGAGATGATGGCGTCCCGGGGAAAAAGTGAGTTTGCATTCTTCTACAGGCAAAAGGAAGCTGTTGGAAAAATAATCGCGCTGATTGAAATGCAGAAAAGCAACAGAGTTGAAATGATTAAATTGCTGTTCAATTTTCTTTCCAGCAAGACTTTGCATGATCCAAAATCTGAGCTGTGGGCAGCAAAATTAGCGATCCTTTATCTGTTCAGTCCGAAAGCAGCTCTTCGGATCAAGAACAGATGA
- a CDS encoding glycosyltransferase family 2 protein yields the protein MISVIITAYNRERFLLSAVKSVLNQSTDRSKYEIIVVKNFSNKEIDSFLAANNVIQGLTGDVSIGEQLLTGLNLSKGSIISFLDDDDVFSKDKLLYIERYFDEDPEIVYCHNSYYSIDDDSNALSMELSSQVREGLYLKVSSDGRIELKPRPQVRLKEYELLFNLSCVSVRREIMEDVKAFLPQLIDGTDHFAYYAGLRSQGKMFFSEKKLTGYRIHRSTSNMFSSGESLDTIRELTGTLFGNPNHYSRLILRMVRGTVLESRIRCKLLEEKMVIRSQQRDDAPKATIEDAFRYVLCGSREFGRFSAYDAGKRLVFSMLVFLTGKYSGYLYNFYRRASRLKRI from the coding sequence TTGATTTCCGTTATCATAACCGCATACAATAGAGAACGTTTCTTGCTTTCAGCCGTAAAATCAGTTTTGAACCAGAGTACGGACAGAAGTAAATATGAAATAATCGTCGTCAAAAATTTTTCGAACAAGGAAATCGACAGCTTTCTGGCAGCAAATAACGTGATACAAGGACTTACAGGCGACGTCTCAATAGGGGAGCAGCTATTAACCGGTCTCAACCTGTCAAAGGGAAGTATAATAAGTTTCCTGGATGACGACGATGTCTTTTCAAAAGACAAGCTGTTGTATATAGAAAGGTACTTTGATGAAGATCCTGAAATCGTCTACTGCCATAACAGCTACTATTCAATAGACGATGATTCGAATGCGTTGAGTATGGAGTTGAGTTCTCAGGTCAGGGAAGGATTGTACCTTAAGGTTAGTTCAGACGGGAGGATAGAACTAAAACCTCGGCCTCAGGTAAGGCTGAAAGAATACGAGTTGCTCTTCAATCTAAGCTGCGTATCTGTGAGGCGTGAGATAATGGAAGACGTGAAAGCGTTTCTGCCGCAACTGATTGACGGCACGGATCATTTTGCTTATTATGCGGGCCTGAGATCTCAGGGGAAAATGTTTTTCAGCGAGAAAAAACTGACCGGTTACAGAATTCACAGAAGCACATCAAACATGTTTTCTTCAGGGGAATCGCTTGACACGATAAGGGAACTGACAGGCACACTCTTCGGAAACCCCAACCATTACTCACGGCTGATACTGCGAATGGTCAGGGGAACAGTGCTGGAAAGCAGAATCCGTTGCAAGTTACTGGAAGAAAAGATGGTGATCCGCTCTCAGCAGAGAGATGATGCGCCAAAGGCGACAATAGAAGATGCTTTTCGCTATGTTTTATGTGGAAGTCGGGAATTCGGCCGGTTTTCGGCGTACGATGCTGGCAAAAGACTTGTTTTTTCAATGCTGGTCTTCCTGACTGGTAAATACTCAGGCTATTTGTACAACTTTTACAGAAGAGCATCAAGGCTGAAGAGAATTTAG
- a CDS encoding PH domain-containing protein translates to MTSGNFQSDPEFSKFTVMPEKVQKKVQQVLQPGEMIEFSLRGIGASHVQGGNVAGGFRNPARGDEGDQVGHPWFLVTNRRLMLASTGLMSFESRTFTWDQLNSVELQQGVIDDHVIINGMSAVENWTFWKKLRPLTIQAIQLAQKNIDESRNRGQAVAAAPVSDPVAELKMRFVRGEITEEQYNKMLSILKTS, encoded by the coding sequence ATGACATCAGGCAATTTCCAGAGTGATCCGGAATTTTCAAAATTTACGGTTATGCCGGAGAAGGTACAGAAGAAGGTGCAGCAGGTTCTGCAGCCCGGAGAAATGATAGAATTCTCCCTGAGAGGCATAGGCGCATCGCATGTGCAGGGAGGAAACGTAGCCGGCGGATTCAGGAATCCCGCCAGGGGAGACGAAGGCGATCAGGTAGGCCATCCCTGGTTTCTTGTCACGAACAGGAGACTTATGCTCGCATCGACAGGGCTGATGTCTTTCGAGAGCAGGACATTCACATGGGATCAGCTGAATTCGGTCGAGTTGCAGCAGGGCGTCATAGATGACCATGTCATCATCAACGGCATGTCGGCAGTGGAGAACTGGACCTTCTGGAAGAAACTTAGACCGCTGACCATCCAGGCAATTCAGCTGGCGCAGAAAAATATAGACGAGTCGCGGAACAGGGGACAGGCTGTGGCCGCCGCGCCCGTTTCTGATCCTGTGGCTGAGCTGAAGATGAGATTTGTCCGCGGTGAAATTACAGAAGAGCAGTACAACAAGATGCTCAGCATCCTGAAGACAAGTTAG
- a CDS encoding glycosyltransferase family 2 protein, with translation MMRSLKMRYGNNEQPVISVIVVSYHTRKEFLLNAIKSLNFQTLSRHLFEIIVVKDYADQEIEEMAKESKLFSIILGDEEFQNVGMKFSEGIKVARGTVVTFLEDDDYYDKERLEKIYVAFEKHPDAGLYLNGHYFVYEENSKVSGDSGYSSGVSTFESTTELHSRVYEHINVLMADANSSSIAVRRNLLLPYLTELSMNNNTPDWFIIFCAVDSMHSVILEKRKLTFVTIHSGSLSKTADAGYHFFMYERSKFFLKRSTDFRLISSIMKCRDLRGAALWDMLRYRQWGYIFDRNPRKKEVTENLAETVRYLISHEARPDKLFNAASFTLSSLAYLFFPRQIRFLYYLQFQHLKANSPRHSGS, from the coding sequence ATGATGAGGTCGCTAAAAATGCGCTATGGCAATAATGAACAACCAGTTATCTCAGTGATTGTTGTATCCTATCATACCCGGAAGGAATTTCTCCTGAACGCGATAAAATCTCTCAATTTTCAGACACTCAGCAGGCATTTGTTCGAAATTATTGTGGTAAAGGACTATGCAGATCAGGAAATTGAAGAGATGGCAAAGGAATCAAAACTCTTCAGTATTATTCTTGGTGACGAAGAATTTCAGAATGTGGGCATGAAATTTTCTGAAGGAATTAAAGTTGCAAGAGGAACTGTGGTCACCTTTCTTGAGGATGACGATTACTATGACAAGGAGCGATTGGAAAAGATATACGTAGCCTTCGAAAAACATCCCGATGCGGGATTGTATCTGAATGGGCATTATTTTGTGTATGAGGAAAACAGCAAGGTTTCAGGCGACTCAGGATACTCCTCTGGAGTAAGCACTTTCGAAAGTACAACCGAACTGCACAGCAGAGTGTATGAGCATATCAATGTTCTGATGGCAGATGCCAACTCAAGCTCGATTGCCGTTCGCAGGAATTTACTGCTCCCGTATCTTACAGAGTTGTCAATGAATAATAACACACCTGACTGGTTCATTATTTTCTGTGCAGTCGACTCCATGCATTCTGTCATACTTGAGAAGAGGAAATTGACATTCGTTACCATCCATTCCGGAAGTTTAAGCAAAACAGCGGATGCAGGCTACCATTTTTTTATGTATGAGAGGAGCAAATTTTTTCTGAAAAGGTCAACTGACTTCAGGCTGATATCATCTATAATGAAATGTCGAGACTTGAGGGGAGCCGCACTCTGGGATATGCTCAGGTACCGCCAGTGGGGATATATATTCGACAGAAATCCCAGAAAGAAGGAGGTCACTGAGAATTTGGCAGAAACAGTCAGGTACCTGATTTCGCATGAGGCGCGTCCGGATAAATTGTTTAACGCCGCAAGTTTTACTCTATCGTCACTCGCTTATCTGTTTTTTCCCCGGCAGATCAGGTTTCTCTATTACCTCCAGTTTCAACACCTAAAAGCAAACAGCCCCAGGCACTCAGGTTCATGA
- a CDS encoding glycosyltransferase family 2 protein: MAEEENANTGRKMTIGVDIAVLNDPKLFDTLNSMREQSLKPELVLIADGGSPSEYIEKIRNDFSDLPLNIAILPGSHITTKNASIDHITTDIVAFLDSDEVAPREWLATISKPIVEGKADFTGGPTRPPGEPRNSIERYYNELERRIYEGDVEQDVVYMPLGNTAWKTSLLKHLRFDRRIVFRGGAPDYDLEMRAVDAGYRGLFVRDAWVYHNKGTVKGYRALVKHRYRYLVGAAVVMIKNGRLRKRAGEKRTMIKMPFAYVEELMKPIALVHAFIYWEFVVKRKE, encoded by the coding sequence TTGGCGGAAGAAGAAAACGCAAATACCGGGCGCAAAATGACGATCGGCGTAGACATAGCAGTGCTGAATGATCCGAAGCTCTTTGACACGTTGAACTCAATGCGTGAACAGTCGTTGAAACCTGAACTCGTTCTGATTGCTGACGGAGGCTCTCCCTCAGAATATATCGAAAAGATAAGAAATGATTTTTCCGATCTTCCATTGAACATTGCAATACTTCCCGGTTCGCACATAACGACCAAGAACGCCTCCATCGATCACATTACAACAGACATTGTTGCGTTCCTTGATTCGGACGAGGTTGCTCCGCGGGAATGGCTAGCAACAATCTCAAAGCCGATCGTTGAGGGAAAGGCAGACTTTACCGGCGGACCGACCAGACCTCCAGGGGAACCCAGGAACAGCATAGAACGCTATTACAATGAACTCGAGAGAAGGATATACGAAGGAGACGTTGAACAGGACGTTGTCTACATGCCGCTTGGAAATACGGCATGGAAAACTTCTCTCCTGAAACACCTCAGGTTTGACCGGCGGATTGTTTTCAGGGGAGGTGCGCCGGACTATGACCTGGAAATGCGGGCGGTTGATGCAGGATACAGGGGATTATTCGTCAGAGATGCATGGGTATATCACAACAAGGGCACCGTGAAGGGTTACCGAGCACTCGTGAAGCACAGGTACAGGTATCTGGTGGGAGCAGCCGTTGTGATGATCAAGAACGGGAGGTTGAGGAAGAGGGCGGGTGAAAAGCGAACAATGATAAAGATGCCTTTCGCCTATGTGGAGGAACTGATGAAACCGATTGCACTTGTTCATGCGTTTATTTACTGGGAATTTGTTGTGAAGAGGAAGGAATAG
- a CDS encoding DNA-3-methyladenine glycosylase I: MQDALKASQPVQRCDWCLADPLYMLYHDTEWGVQLHDDRKQFEFLTLEGFQAGLSWLTILRKRENFRRAFHHFDPGTVSRYRERDVSRLMNDSGIVRNRSKIAAAVGNASAFLRIQREFGSFDRYIWSFVGGRQKRNGWRKLSEVPSYSVESEALSSDLYRRGFRFVGPTVCYAHMQATGMVNDHLRSCFRYSECV; the protein is encoded by the coding sequence ATGCAGGATGCCCTGAAGGCAAGTCAGCCGGTGCAAAGATGCGACTGGTGTCTTGCAGACCCTCTCTATATGCTGTACCATGACACGGAATGGGGCGTGCAGCTGCATGACGACAGAAAGCAGTTTGAGTTTTTGACGCTCGAAGGCTTCCAGGCAGGCCTCAGCTGGCTTACCATACTCAGGAAGAGGGAGAATTTCAGGAGGGCATTCCACCACTTTGATCCTGGGACAGTGAGCAGGTACCGGGAAAGGGACGTCAGCAGGCTGATGAATGACAGCGGCATCGTGAGAAATCGGAGCAAGATAGCCGCCGCGGTTGGAAACGCATCAGCATTTTTGCGCATACAGAGGGAGTTCGGCAGTTTTGACCGCTATATTTGGTCATTTGTCGGCGGAAGACAGAAACGCAACGGATGGCGCAAACTTTCGGAAGTGCCCTCTTATTCAGTCGAATCGGAGGCCTTGAGCTCAGACCTATACAGAAGGGGATTCAGGTTTGTCGGACCCACTGTTTGCTATGCCCACATGCAGGCCACGGGCATGGTCAACGATCATCTGAGGAGCTGTTTCCGCTACAGTGAGTGTGTTTGA
- a CDS encoding NAD-dependent epimerase/dehydratase family protein yields the protein MKVLITGHKGFIGSHLFTELSKSYTVAGYDIGDKLPEEPFDYVIHLAARGLIRKSVERPHEYFEDDLSLTLKFLELSRKWDSVFMFPSSGSASNPSNPYSLSKKQSVEWINLYRKLYSLKAFDLTFFNIYGSGSRKGGVYLFSKMALQGGPIVVLGDGQDVRDFVYVTDVVKFLSSSVAGRFKPGSYEVGTGVGTSILELAELIREEVGDGSLEIQLQPDVIETARKLVAKNPALTEFIDIKQGIRLVIDFIKNEQNAHGR from the coding sequence TTGAAGGTATTGATAACAGGCCACAAAGGCTTCATAGGTTCGCACCTCTTCACTGAACTCTCTAAATCCTACACAGTTGCAGGCTATGATATTGGTGACAAACTTCCGGAAGAGCCTTTCGATTACGTCATACATCTTGCTGCCCGGGGCCTCATACGTAAATCTGTGGAAAGGCCGCACGAATATTTCGAGGACGATCTTTCGCTTACGCTGAAATTCCTCGAGCTTTCCAGGAAATGGGATTCTGTTTTCATGTTCCCGTCTTCGGGTTCAGCTTCAAATCCTTCAAATCCCTATTCTCTTTCGAAGAAACAGTCAGTCGAATGGATTAATCTCTACCGCAAGCTGTATTCATTGAAAGCCTTCGATCTTACATTTTTCAATATTTATGGCTCCGGAAGCCGTAAGGGCGGAGTGTACCTGTTTTCGAAAATGGCGCTGCAGGGCGGACCAATAGTCGTGCTTGGCGATGGCCAGGACGTAAGAGATTTTGTTTACGTGACGGATGTTGTAAAGTTCCTTTCTTCTTCTGTTGCAGGCAGGTTCAAACCTGGTAGCTATGAAGTTGGAACTGGCGTGGGGACAAGCATTCTTGAGCTTGCGGAACTGATTCGCGAAGAAGTTGGTGATGGCAGCCTGGAGATACAGCTGCAGCCGGATGTTATAGAGACAGCCAGGAAGCTGGTTGCAAAGAATCCGGCATTGACTGAATTCATAGACATTAAGCAGGGCATCAGACTTGTAATAGATTTCATTAAGAACGAGCAGAACGCACACGGTAGATGA